One part of the Glycine max cultivar Williams 82 chromosome 14, Glycine_max_v4.0, whole genome shotgun sequence genome encodes these proteins:
- the LOC100778362 gene encoding zinc finger CCCH domain-containing protein 15 homolog — MQLSERLKDTSLRGLVVAGVRRVPFPKVSGALVGNNETMGAETESSQEKPEQERPKPTLSQEQFLSWKRHKDAAVSARKAEVSSKRAEDIAAGTVQMNGRELFLHEPWVFDNSRY, encoded by the exons aTGCAATTAAGCGAAAGATTAAAGGACACATCGTTGAGAGGCCTTGTAGTTGCAGGGGTTCGTCGTGTACCCTTCCCTAAAGTATCTGGTGCTTTGGTTGGGAATAACGAAACGATGGGAGCTGAAACTGAATCATCACAGGAAAAACCCGAACAAGAGAGGCCGAAGCCTACTCTCTCACAGGAACAGTTTCTCTCATGGAAGCGCCACAAG GACGCTGCAGTATCAGCCAGAAAAGCCGAAGTATCCAGTAAGCGTGCAGAAGATATTGCTGCAGGAACTGTCCAAATGAATGGCCGGGAGCTATTTTTACATGAGCCATGGGTGTTTGATAATTCACGATATTGA